In the genome of Populus trichocarpa isolate Nisqually-1 chromosome 10, P.trichocarpa_v4.1, whole genome shotgun sequence, the window CAACTGGATACCTGAAACTAGTAGCAGTGAGTGTACAGCTTATCATTGATGATTGATCTAAATATTCCTGGGCCTATTGTGGATAAAACATCCATCATATGTAACACGAGCTAGCTGGATGTCATACTGAGTTCGGGGTGATTGTATATTAATATTTACTCCCTGCAGGTTAGCTTACCATATGCTGGAGATTCAACTATATCTTCAATGAACACAATCTACACAATGATGGAACCTCATCTTCCTTGCCTCAATTTATGGCAGGTGTGTCCTATGTATCTCCATCTATTAAATATGTTTCAATATTATCATCATAAACCATAAAGAGCCTCTGATAATCCTTATGAACTCTATCGAAGTTGGATGGCCGTCCCATGAGTGGAGATATTGGCCGAGGTGCCACAAGGGAATCGATTGCATTCGCTGCTTGTTTGGCTGCTGTGAAAGATAAGCCTCGTGGTTTGTGCAGATTCACTTTGCTGTCATTTTTTGCAACATTTTATAGCTTATTTTGTGCCGTTCCCACTTCCCACTCAATCATACGAGTAAAGTTTGCATTTCAACATTATATGATGTAGGTTTCTTTCAATTGGCCGGTGGCACAAATGCTCACACGGTTGAAGGGTTGAAAAAGGAAGGGCTTTTTCAAACAACACTAGTTGCTGGTAATTTTATCACCCGGTTCTTCTGTCCTGTAATCTAATAATCACTCTtaattgtttctttgttttacttcaaccttttctttttcagagAATTCAAAGGATAACAGATCAATGCCTACTTCACTTGCTTCATCACATGCTTTAATAGGTGGCATAGCTTACGGGGGCTATGCACGCAAGGTCAGTATTTATTTTCTCCTAGTTTCACTTccattttttaaactattacatttgaagtttgattaatgaaatatttatatctCAACAACTTCAGATTGTTGGAAGGGTCTTGAGTTCCATGCGATCACAGCATGGTCTTGTCCATATTGAGGATTATCCAGAGCATCTCTTGCAAGCACTTGCAAATGCCCTTGATTTGGTTGGAACAGTCAAATGTTATGATCCCTGTACGTAGGATTACTGAAGTTACCTGGGTTTCCAAATTCACAATTCCAGTAACTTGAATTGTTTATCGAACTATGTCACCCGTAGTCAGCTGTGAGGAGAAACAAGTAATTAAGAaagtgagattaaaaaaaaaaacatagcagtGTTATAAGAAAAGGCACCACTCAAAACAGAGAAATGCTAACTAACGAGGaggaaataataagtttttgaaaaaacatgccGTGAGACAGTCAATCACGAGACACAACGACGAAttctattaatataataatttatattatataaccgAGGGTTTAACTTAActgatcaatttttaatttatttttttaaaattactaattcTTGGGAGAATTATGCATTTGAAGCAAaacttttgaaatgtttaacGGTGTAGATGGTCCCATACGTGCACCTAATCTCGGATCGATGTCTCAACCACCAAAGGTTAATTTGTCTGCTaacttattttcaatttttactgTGGcactatgtttttaatttacaacCTGCTAAACCCGGGCAGTGTTTCGTACTCCATTgggttaattaatatttttattttattatataataaaaatataaaaaataatttacaatcaATTCAATTTATCAACTCATGCTAATTCTTTAATGGCTAAAGGTCTCTTGTTCACTATATTTATATACTTGGTGAAACTAAGATTTTCAAGAGTCTCCTTGTGCTTTTGTAGTAACTTATGTTTTTGTCTGATCATAGTAGTCAAATAATTTCTGGTTTCCACACTAAATCTAAATCCACACGTAATTGCATctcacattttaattttatagaaattgaaataacatgtttattattaatacaaacttattatttatttattttatatataaatattcatctcataacaattttaattaaacatatatttttaaatctctaCAACGCAAACACATCTTAGTTGAATCAACCCATCATTTGATGCCTGCTTTCAACCACGTGCTCCTCTATTAAGCATGGAGTTGACTGAGGGGCCACGAGAAGTTCGATCATGCCAGACTATTTTccaaagtttttaaacccggcccggtggccggtccgggtttcaggttttgaccgggtcactggattttgaccgggtcggccgggtcaattcctattttaaaaaaaattcaaaacggtgtcgttttagtaaaaaaaataaaataaaagtcaacgggttgcaaccgagtttttgatCGGGTGTTGCCGGTCAGCCGGGTCATACCGGGTCATGGCTTATGcaattttttcatcaacccggcccggttccagccccgggccggccgggtcccgggtcgacccgccgggcagGGTTTCAAAACACTGCTATTTTCTTCCTTTGTTGTCGCGAGAAAAGCGtggtatatttttatatatataaacacgcacgctaatattttattttttattaagtaataaaaatagttaaacaataaatatctataatagtattgaaattgaatgaatataatataaatatttaaattttttacccgATAATTAATACCGAAAAACCAATAATACAGTGTGATCCCTATATATCTGCAATTAGTGACCATGCAACAGACAATTTCCTTTTCAACAATTaatcctctttttttatttctggtgCCGGGAGGGCAGTTGTgttccattaatttttatttttatttatttcaattcatcATTAAGAACGCTGCTACTCGGAAACAAACTACAAAATGCTATATATATGCGTTAGTGCATGGTGTGAGCTGGAAAGTGTGGTTATTATGATTATATAAGATGAAAGATGTGAGAGATCgagttggaaaaataaatacgaaatattaataatttaatagtttttcaatataaatactTTTATCATACTACCAGGTGGGCAAACACTTTCTTATGGAAAAACTACACCCAACCTggcttattgaaaaaaaaaagattttttttttcacttggtgttaaaattttgttttttcatattttttaacaaattaagtCAGATTTAAGTTTCTGACATGagaaatatttgttattttgagaaaaaaaaattggaaaaacattgattttcttcttttttttttactaaatgtGAGTATCCGGACCAGCTTACGTATACTTCAattaatctcataaattttaaaattaataattatataaatctctAATAAGTTTATATAAGCAATTATATAACTtgaatttaagataaaaaatataagtccttttaatttaaattcttattaCTAGAACACGGTTGAAAGACGGACGTCGACTTTCATGTTACTGGTGATCGAGCCCTTTCTTTTTCCAAGGACACGGcagttccatctttctttcaaGTCAAGCTACCTCATTGGATAATTGAATCTACCCGCCCAACCCTAACCAACCCCGACCCCACCCCAACctcccttctctttctctctgcaCATTCAACTTGAAAGACAAACCGATACTCCATCCTATTTGTATTGAGAACATGTAAGAAACCGTTTGTTTCGTTtcatggaaattattttttgagaattatttttttaattttcttatgtttctttataattagaaaaattaattaataaaaaataatttttagttagAAAAATCTGGCTTGGTTTctggattatttttatttcaaacagaaaataccttttaaaaataacaaaaaaataaaaaatatatattgttattgttattttgttttgatttgattttttttaattgtgtccatagaatttgatttaattttatttttatatcaaatttagtttttattctctttattgatatttatttttatcttgttatttttttaattaaaattttttatttataatatctgattttttttcattactatttattttatttaaaatagtttatgaaattattatttttttaattttattatcttttaattttttatctataaggATTAGTTTccgttcttttttttgttatttgtttcatttgaaacaatttataaatgttttttcaatcttatcattttttaattttttttatcagtaagatttaatctttatttttttaataaactttaaaaaataaaaatattaataaattatttttcatgacataacaacatatttaaaaatattctccaagttattttacataaaaaaatccaataaaaaaacattaactatgTGATAAATGGACAACATGGCCTGTGATCTAAATAGCTACAGTAGCATATAAAACATTGCCACGTGACCCATCTCACCATTTCCCCCCTCTCTTCCCTATATAAGCACTCCCTCTCCCTTTCCGAAATTCCTGTAATAATATTCCACTTCAAATCAGCGATCTTTACGAGGCCAAAAAACAAGAGTTGTAGATTCCATTTCTAGTTAGTCATATCCCATCTTTAACATTTTGATTCTATTTCGTGTTTCTTTCGTGTTTCctttatcatttaattacaAGCACTCCTCGTTTACATCGAAAGTGCGTTTCCACACTACGTTTTGTTCTTCGCCATATCATTTCAAAGGTTTACTTAGTTAAAATTCGTGCTCGTTTGGACTAAAAGAGATCCAAAAAGTACGTGTTGTTTGGCAATGGAAGAGATTCTGAATATGAACGACATTtcgtctttatatttttctctcacTTGTTAAGGATCTGTTTGTTAGGTAGGTTTATTCTGGTGcatgtttattttaaagttcGGTGTGGTGGATACTTGTTTAACGTTAGATATGCATTTTGTAATGCATGGATTTACCGTTTGttcttttgttgttgtaatATTTAGCAACATCATTAAAgtgcaattaaaaaacattttgcttCCTTCTGTTATTATTCCTGTAAACTGAGggatatatttattgtttgataACAGGCCAGTTTGGTGTTTTGTACACTATGGCGACAGGACAACTCTTCTCTCGAACAACACAAGCTTTGTTTTACAATTATAAGCAGCTGCCTATTCAACGcatgcttgattttgattttctatgtggtatgttcttttttttattattaatttttatcaagagAGGAAGAGTTATTGAATTGgatcttttcttcttattatttcttGGATTATTGAGcggtgattttttattattcatttatagTTTGTTGTGTTTACAGGGAGGGAATTACCTTCTGTAGCTGGAATTATTAACCCTGGCGCTGAGGGGTTTCAGAAACTCTTTTTCGGTCAAGAGGAAATTGCAATCCCTGTGCATTCGACGtaagctttgattttcttttctctgttttttcattcctttcacttgttttgtttctaatttcacgagtcattgcatgatttgtgtacCCGGTTGTCTATTTTGGAAGGGTTTGTTAGCTATGGTGCAATAACAAtcaatttggtttgatttggtGAGGTTGAGTAGGGTGTGACACTATTGGATCACGATCCATGTCAAAATTACATCTAACTCTTATGATACTTTACCCTTTGGTGTGCCGGTTCATTTGAGCATCAACTCCTTGATGGCAAGGTACTTAGGTCTACTCAGTTGTGATTGGATTATGAGTTGTTGAATGTGGATCGTGTGCTGGTTTTGTTTCTAGTTTTATAAGCCAGTTTGTGATTCAAGTACCAGTTCTGGAATGGTTGCTAGTCGTGATTAGAAAACAGTTCATCTGATTCATTTTGGTGAGGTCGAGTGGTTTATGATACTAGATCATGATTATTATTTAGATTACATTTAGCTTGTATTATATTTCGCTCTTCTGTATGACGGACGGTTCATTAGAACGTCAAAATTGACCACAAGACTTTAGTTTAGGTCTGACTCAAATTTGATTCCGTGATTAGTTGCTGAATATGGATCAGGGAGTGTTGACTTTGGGGTCATAAACAATTGTTGATGAATGTATAAGTCAAACATTGACACTGCAAGAGTCAAATGACTTTGGTTGACTGTCTTGCAAGCTATATACTGACAAATTCCTATATACTGACAAATTCAAAGCCAAATATGTATATTTCCGTATGCTATCTGCTCAGTGATCAATATAATTTATCTGTCCtgtacatattttaaaaattttctactttttagatactgaacatttattttttctgaggtttattttctcatatttggTTCGTTATTTTTGTTTACAGTGTTGAGGCAGCTTGCACTGCTCACCCAACTGCTGATGTGTTTATCAACTTCGCATCATTCAGaaggtttatttttgtttacttaGTACCATCATAGGTTGCATGTTTTTGTTTGTCCTGTGTAATCATTTTCTGTTTACTTGGTTGCAGTGCGGCTGCTTCATCCATGGCTGCTCTGAAGCAGCCAACTGTTCGAGTTGTGGCTATCATAGCTGAGGGTGTTCCTGAGGCAGACACCAAGCAATTGATTGCATATGCTCGGGCTAACAATAAGGTGAGAGCAAATGATgcaattttatttgaattgtaCTGATCTTTGGGTCCTTGAGTATTCATTACCTGGCTGGCTTATGTTTGTGCTAATTTTAGCGCTGCTGGTGTTCCAGGTTGTCATTGGTCCGGCCACTGTTGGAGGCATTCAAGCTGGAGCATTCAAGATAGGTGAAACTGCTGGAACAATTGATAACATAATTGCTTGCAAGCTTTACCGGTCTGGATCTGTTGGATTTGTCTCCAAATCCGTACGTATTCATTCCATTTCTCCTCTTTCTTCATAGCATGTTTATCAATAAAAACTCAGGTCACATCTGGCCATTATACATGCATGACATGGAATTTATCAAAGATAAACGAGCTGTAATTCCACAATTAAAAGGAATGTCATTCTAATTGTTTTGGGTAGACTTGCCAAGTGACGGTGTCTTGGTCTATCGATCTCCTCTCACTACCATTGCTGTGTATGTTAAAAATTCTGAGAATAATGCTTATTTTCCTACTGCAGGGTGGCATGTCTAATGAGCTGTATAACGCCATTGCCCGTGTAACTGATGGAATTTATGAAGGTGATTACACATGCTAGCTACTTTGTTCGGGTTTGtttttatggattttctaaTACATGAAGATTTGAATTGGAGTTAAATCagcattattttttacaatccTTTAGGTATTGCAATTGGAGGAGATGTGTTCCCAGGATCTACTCTTTCTGATCATGTTCTGCGGTTCAACAACATCCCACAGGTATATCATTGTTCCCGTTTACTTACATTTAAGCAATAGTGtgttcttttagtttctttcttGTTGTCAAAGCTGGCAAGTATCCAGTGCTAATTTAtacattcataaaattaaagtatGCTTAGTACTTTGTTTAATAGAAGATCTGTACCCTGCAATTTTGCCCATGCAACTCTCTGCTTTGACCATTAACTAAGATTTAGCAAATCTACAGTTTGTACTGTTGCTTGTTATCATGATCTTggcttcctttttcttttatttgattttctgatCTTACACAGGTTAAAATAATGGTTGTACTTGGGGAACTTGGTGGACGAGATGAGTATTCTCTAGTTGAAGCCTTAAAACAGGGAAAGGTAAACAAACCAGTGGTTGCTTGGGTTAGCGGAACTTGTGCACGACTCTTTAAATCAGAAGTACAATTTGGTCATGCTGTAAGTGATTGCCCTAGTATATTGCACTTGTCTATTTTAAATAGCAGCTGCCATTGCAGTACAAGAGGGACTTTTTTTAATCTCCCTTGTGACATTGTACATCAGGGTGCTAAAAGTGGTGGTGAGATGGAATCCGCTCAAGCaaaaaatcaagcaataaaAGATGCCGGAGCTGTTGTTCCCACTTCATATGAAGCTTTTGAGACTGCAATTAAGGAAACATTTGAGAAACTGGTTAGTTTATGTGTCCTCGAGTAACTTTCCAAACTTGGTTAAAGAAGAGAACTTTCCAAACCAGAAAAAGTACACTCAAGCTCACCAAATGTGCTTGACCTGCTTTAAGAATGTTACCTGGTTATTTCCTCCTAGGTTGACGAAGGAAAGATTACACCTGTAAAGGAGTTTACGCCTCCACAAATCCCTGAAGATCTTAACATTGCAATCAAGAGCGGAAAAGTCCGGGCACCAACCCATATTATTTCTACCATCTCTGATGAAAGAGGGACGTTCAACCAATACTTCCTGAGTTACTATTAAGGTGCTAGTTGGTTTAAATGTTTATTGCTGAActcttttttaatccaattttgcAGGTGAGGAACCGTGCTATGCTGGCGTGCCAATGTCTTCCATTGTTGAACAGGGTTATGGTGTGGGTGATGTCATCTCTCTTTTATGGTTCAAGCGCAGCCTTCCACGTTACTGTACCCATTTTATGGAGGTATGTTTCtcataatttttgaattgtatGACCTTCCTTTACATTTTTAACTGGTCATGCTGAGCTTTAAGTTCAATGTAGCTCTTCTTGCCTAGTTTCATTATCCTTTAGGATTTGACATGCATTTAGAAGCAGTAGTTGGTCTAGCTGCTTCATTCACTGATACATATGACCTCAATCAGATATGCATCATGTTGTGTGCTGACCATGGTCCCTGTGTCTCTGGTGCTCACAACACTATAGTAACAGCAAGGGCAGGAAAGGACCTAGTTTCCAGCCTTGTCTCAGGTACACTATGGCcatgagatgattttttttttttgtttctttgttgaaaTCTCTCCAAATGAATTGCTGGTAAGGATTTCTGAGAGCATAAAGCAGAAGGAAAACTGAATCATAATCTCCTGAGACAGGCTTGCTCACAATTGGTCCCCGGTTTGGAGGCGCCATTGATGATGCTTCTCGGTACTTCAAGGATGCTTATGACAAGgtaaagtttaataaattttgcaAGTACATTAGAAATTGGCCTCCAATGTAGCTGATAGTTTGTAGAGACAGATTAATTTGTGTGCCATGTCTTGTCAGGGTCTAACACCCTACGAGTTTGTTGAAGGCATGAAAAAGAAGGGGATTCGTGTTCCAGGTATCGGGCACAGGTACaaaatttttccaaaattacaCTGCTTAAATGCTTTTATTGGTTTCCATTGCTAATCTGAGGGATGGAGTTCTTATTATCTCTCTTTGGAAAAGGATCAAGAGAGGGGACAACAGGGATAAAAGAGTAGAGCTTCTACAACGGTTTGCTCGCACACATTTCCCTTCTGTTAAGTATATGGAGTATGCTGTTCTAGTCGAAACCTACACTCTTTCAAAGGCCAATAACTTGGTCCTTAACATCGATGGCGCGATAGGGTCCCTTTTCTTGGATCTCCTTGCAGGTAGCAGAATGTTCACTAAACCAGAGATTGATGAGATTGTTGGGATTGGCTATTTGAATGGGCTCTTTGTGTTGGCACGTTCCATTGGTTTGATTGGGTGAGTTGGATTccaattcaaaattttcttgtCACATCCTTTTAGACTTT includes:
- the LOC7485824 gene encoding ATP-citrate synthase beta chain protein 2 — its product is MATGQLFSRTTQALFYNYKQLPIQRMLDFDFLCGRELPSVAGIINPGAEGFQKLFFGQEEIAIPVHSTVEAACTAHPTADVFINFASFRSAAASSMAALKQPTVRVVAIIAEGVPEADTKQLIAYARANNKVVIGPATVGGIQAGAFKIGETAGTIDNIIACKLYRSGSVGFVSKSGGMSNELYNAIARVTDGIYEGIAIGGDVFPGSTLSDHVLRFNNIPQVKIMVVLGELGGRDEYSLVEALKQGKVNKPVVAWVSGTCARLFKSEVQFGHAGAKSGGEMESAQAKNQAIKDAGAVVPTSYEAFETAIKETFEKLVDEGKITPVKEFTPPQIPEDLNIAIKSGKVRAPTHIISTISDERGEEPCYAGVPMSSIVEQGYGVGDVISLLWFKRSLPRYCTHFMEICIMLCADHGPCVSGAHNTIVTARAGKDLVSSLVSGLLTIGPRFGGAIDDASRYFKDAYDKGLTPYEFVEGMKKKGIRVPGIGHRIKRGDNRDKRVELLQRFARTHFPSVKYMEYAVLVETYTLSKANNLVLNIDGAIGSLFLDLLAGSRMFTKPEIDEIVGIGYLNGLFVLARSIGLIGHTFDQKRLKQPLYRHPWEDVLYTK